Proteins co-encoded in one Balneolaceae bacterium genomic window:
- a CDS encoding acyl-CoA dehydrogenase family protein, translating into MNFDFPSDYLEYQKKVKEFAQNHLNDNVQQRDRQSIFAEDLWQKCADFGIQGLAAPAKYGGSFEDVNLQRATLAMSGIGYGCKDNGLGLTLNAHMWSVMMTITEFGTETQKEKYLPKMSDGTWIGCHALSEEDSGSDVFNMQTTAIREGDYYVLNGKKVWVTLSPNADIAIVFALTNPKVGKWGVSAFIIESDTEGYNPTSNQGKMGMRTAPFGSITFNDCKVPVENRIGEEGAGMSISNYSLEYDRCFILASVIGAMERQIEEAVDYAKKRKQFGKPIGEFQAVSHRIADMKLRLETSKLLLFKLAWLKDNGESVPMDSALLKLQLSESAVSNSLDFIRIFGAKGYVSEFGIERNLRDVVGSLILAGTSDIQKNIIAKMLMF; encoded by the coding sequence ATGAATTTTGATTTCCCCTCAGACTATTTAGAATATCAAAAAAAAGTAAAGGAATTTGCACAAAATCATCTGAATGACAATGTGCAACAACGTGATCGACAAAGTATTTTTGCTGAAGATTTATGGCAGAAATGTGCTGATTTTGGGATTCAAGGTTTAGCTGCACCTGCTAAATATGGAGGTAGCTTTGAAGACGTTAACCTTCAAAGAGCAACGTTAGCCATGAGCGGTATTGGCTATGGTTGTAAAGACAATGGCCTGGGTTTAACCCTGAATGCTCATATGTGGTCTGTGATGATGACAATCACAGAATTTGGAACCGAAACACAAAAAGAAAAATATTTACCAAAAATGAGCGATGGTACCTGGATTGGGTGTCACGCTTTGTCCGAAGAAGACTCCGGTTCTGATGTGTTTAACATGCAAACCACTGCCATTCGTGAGGGAGATTATTATGTGTTAAATGGCAAGAAAGTTTGGGTCACCCTATCCCCAAATGCTGATATCGCCATTGTATTTGCCCTTACCAATCCAAAGGTTGGGAAATGGGGTGTTTCGGCCTTCATTATCGAGAGTGACACGGAAGGATATAATCCCACATCAAACCAGGGAAAAATGGGAATGCGCACTGCTCCCTTCGGGTCTATCACTTTCAATGATTGTAAAGTACCTGTGGAAAATAGAATTGGAGAAGAAGGCGCAGGTATGAGCATTTCCAATTACTCTCTCGAATACGACCGATGTTTTATCTTGGCTTCTGTCATTGGAGCGATGGAGCGACAAATTGAAGAGGCTGTTGACTATGCTAAAAAACGTAAACAATTTGGTAAACCCATTGGTGAGTTTCAAGCAGTGAGTCATCGAATTGCAGATATGAAGCTGCGCCTTGAAACATCAAAATTATTACTCTTTAAACTAGCCTGGCTTAAGGATAATGGAGAAAGTGTCCCCATGGATTCTGCACTTTTAAAACTACAGTTGAGTGAATCTGCTGTGTCCAATAGCCTGGATTTTATCCGTATTTTTGGAGCCAAAGGCTATGTAAGCGAGTTTGGTATTGAAAGAAACCTCAGAGATGTCGTCGGATCTTTAATTTTAGCAGGTACTTCTGATATTCAAAAAAACATTATTGCAAAAATGTTAATGTTTTAA
- a CDS encoding TonB-dependent receptor, translating to MNRLKLTFGNIKILKNIKTLIFTGVFLLGISELVRSQNSGTITGTVLSDLNDSPLIGVNILLDRTRFGTTTLGDGAFTIANVPAGSYQIQFSIIGYREEIRTVDVSAGEVTRVEIALTGQSTELQEIIVDGRAVNLVGVSESASQGKVGMAELASRPLLRTGEVMETVPGLIATQHSGSGKANQFFLRGFNLDHGTDFAASLEGVPLNLRTHGHGQGYLDLNLLIPELINTVEFRKGPYYSEVGDFATSGSADIDLVSSLNGPMLKTEAGVDEFYRGLYANSSSIGNSEILYALNTQYFNGPFDVPENAIQYSGVVKLSGGTSSNGYAVTALGYKSDWKASDQIPFEAVDTGYISRFGVIDSTDGGETDRYTLIGNWWNSSESYANTEATVYASYYRLNLFSNFTYFLENPERGDQFEQADRRFYSGARISHEWFTNWFGRRTINTVGADFRHDQIFEIGLYNTVGRDRWNTVRDDIIGESSLGVHFKNETQWTDKFQTNLGLRADLFYFNVNSNINVNSGNEFDTIFSPKFNIILGPWNDTEFYINTGMGYHSNDARGTTIQVDPVTREPVDTVDPLVRTHGAEVGVRTAAISGLQTSLTFFYLGLDSELVFVGDAGGTEASDASEHIGFEWANYYRPAEWLKFNLDIALTESRYRELDSDSNQIPNSIGRIITGGLTVNPVGGWLNTFRLRHFGPRPLVETGDIKSDATTLLNIKTGYDFGSVQVDLNLLNVFDTTNTDISYYYTSRFRSGGPEVGDIHFHPVIPRSVRLSLTWRI from the coding sequence ATGAATAGGCTTAAATTGACATTTGGGAACATCAAAATATTAAAGAATATTAAAACTCTGATATTCACAGGAGTTTTTCTATTGGGCATATCTGAACTGGTTCGCAGTCAAAATTCGGGTACCATTACGGGAACGGTTTTATCAGATTTAAATGATTCACCATTGATAGGCGTCAATATTTTACTTGATAGAACTCGATTTGGTACGACAACCCTCGGTGACGGTGCCTTTACAATAGCAAATGTTCCTGCCGGGAGTTACCAGATACAATTTAGCATCATAGGATACCGGGAAGAGATACGAACGGTGGATGTGAGTGCAGGTGAGGTGACGAGGGTAGAGATTGCTCTTACGGGTCAATCCACTGAATTGCAGGAGATCATCGTTGATGGGCGTGCTGTAAATCTGGTGGGTGTTTCGGAATCGGCTTCTCAGGGAAAAGTTGGCATGGCTGAATTAGCCTCTCGCCCTCTGTTGAGGACAGGCGAAGTGATGGAAACAGTTCCTGGTTTAATTGCCACACAACACAGTGGGTCAGGGAAAGCAAACCAGTTTTTTCTGAGGGGTTTCAACCTGGATCATGGTACCGATTTTGCTGCGTCTCTAGAGGGTGTGCCTTTGAATCTGCGAACCCATGGCCATGGCCAGGGGTACTTGGATCTTAACCTGCTCATTCCAGAATTAATCAATACTGTAGAATTCAGAAAAGGCCCCTATTACTCAGAAGTTGGCGATTTTGCTACATCCGGTAGTGCCGACATCGATTTAGTTAGTTCCCTGAATGGTCCCATGCTGAAAACAGAAGCAGGTGTGGATGAGTTTTATCGCGGACTCTATGCCAACTCTTCAAGCATTGGAAATTCTGAAATCTTATATGCGTTAAATACACAATATTTTAATGGACCATTTGACGTTCCCGAGAATGCCATTCAATACAGCGGTGTCGTTAAACTCTCCGGGGGAACTTCCTCGAATGGATATGCTGTGACAGCGCTTGGGTACAAAAGTGACTGGAAAGCGAGTGATCAGATCCCATTTGAAGCGGTTGATACCGGGTATATTTCAAGATTTGGAGTGATAGATTCTACCGATGGAGGCGAGACAGATCGGTATACACTGATTGGTAATTGGTGGAATTCATCTGAATCTTATGCGAACACAGAAGCAACGGTTTATGCCAGCTATTATCGCCTTAATCTATTTTCAAACTTTACCTATTTCTTAGAGAATCCAGAACGAGGAGATCAGTTTGAGCAGGCCGATCGCAGGTTTTACAGTGGAGCTCGTATTTCACACGAGTGGTTTACAAACTGGTTTGGAAGACGCACAATTAATACTGTGGGAGCAGATTTTCGCCACGATCAAATTTTTGAAATCGGTCTGTATAACACGGTAGGTCGAGATCGATGGAATACTGTACGCGATGACATTATTGGAGAGAGTAGTCTTGGCGTACATTTTAAAAACGAGACGCAATGGACGGACAAATTTCAAACGAACCTAGGGTTGAGAGCCGATCTTTTTTACTTCAATGTGAATAGCAATATAAATGTGAACTCTGGGAATGAATTTGATACAATATTTAGTCCCAAATTCAACATAATATTGGGCCCCTGGAACGATACAGAATTCTATATCAATACCGGTATGGGATATCATAGCAATGATGCACGCGGGACCACAATACAGGTTGATCCTGTTACGAGAGAGCCTGTTGATACAGTAGATCCCCTGGTACGGACACATGGTGCTGAAGTGGGTGTCCGGACGGCAGCGATTAGCGGGCTTCAAACCAGTCTTACTTTCTTCTATCTTGGTTTAGATTCTGAACTCGTATTTGTGGGGGATGCCGGTGGAACGGAAGCCAGTGATGCAAGTGAACATATTGGATTTGAATGGGCCAACTATTATCGACCTGCAGAATGGCTCAAATTCAACCTTGATATTGCATTAACAGAGTCTCGATACCGGGAACTGGACTCCGATAGCAACCAAATTCCGAACTCTATCGGGCGAATTATAACAGGGGGATTAACTGTAAATCCTGTAGGCGGATGGTTGAATACATTTCGTTTGCGACATTTTGGCCCGAGGCCGTTGGTTGAAACGGGAGATATCAAATCGGATGCAACAACACTGCTGAATATTAAGACCGGTTATGATTTTGGAAGTGTACAAGTAGATCTGAATCTGCTGAATGTATTTGATACGACAAATACGGATATCAGTTACTACTATACATCTCGCTTTCGAAGCGGGGGGCCAGAAGTAGGCGACATACATTTTCATCCGGTGATTCCAAGATCTGTGCGACTCTCACTTACCTGGAGGATTTAA
- a CDS encoding HupE/UreJ family protein: protein MKKILLTLSLFLIVNLAEAHNPDQSYLYLSTYQDGIEGDVQAKAQEWNAALGTNLPKNFTKEDLAAILPQIHEYILENISIRSELGDHSITFVDYDVLNEGGSLGTFSRILFRLNNVTTTPENLEITYDLFFEIDDEHRALLLQAYNWKAGIIDNESIHSAIFTPQNTTVNLDVSEGNTWNGFIAMIQLGIWHIWIGIDHIFFIMALALPAVVYRLPNRTSITELFSQWEGVDKFKPAFWYIVKVITFFTIAHSITLSLAALGVFDLNARIVESIIALSIALAALHNILPVFNHKEWLIALGFGLFHGFGFAGVLAEKGLSGEYMALSLFGFNLGVEIGQLLIILVIFPVLFFMRKTNFYSYFVILSSSALIILSLIWTYERFFDVNIPVRAIVGL from the coding sequence ATGAAAAAGATATTACTCACCCTAAGTCTGTTTTTAATAGTTAATCTGGCAGAGGCGCATAACCCGGATCAAAGTTATCTGTACCTTTCAACATACCAGGACGGTATTGAAGGTGATGTGCAAGCCAAAGCCCAGGAGTGGAATGCAGCATTGGGGACAAACCTTCCTAAAAACTTTACAAAAGAGGACCTCGCAGCTATACTTCCTCAAATCCATGAGTATATCCTTGAAAATATTTCTATCCGTTCTGAACTGGGTGATCACTCCATCACGTTCGTGGATTATGATGTATTGAACGAAGGCGGATCACTGGGAACTTTTTCCCGAATCCTCTTCAGATTAAATAATGTGACAACAACTCCAGAAAATTTAGAGATCACTTACGATCTCTTTTTCGAGATCGACGATGAACATCGCGCACTCCTTTTACAAGCGTACAACTGGAAAGCAGGGATTATAGACAATGAGAGTATTCATTCAGCGATCTTTACTCCCCAAAATACAACTGTAAATTTAGATGTATCTGAAGGGAATACCTGGAACGGCTTTATAGCCATGATTCAGTTAGGCATTTGGCACATCTGGATCGGTATCGATCATATCTTTTTCATAATGGCCCTGGCATTGCCGGCTGTGGTTTATCGATTGCCAAATCGTACCTCGATCACAGAATTATTCTCTCAGTGGGAAGGTGTGGATAAATTTAAACCTGCTTTTTGGTACATCGTAAAGGTGATCACATTTTTTACGATTGCGCATTCTATTACACTGAGCCTCGCAGCACTTGGGGTTTTTGACCTGAATGCACGAATTGTAGAGTCCATTATTGCACTCTCCATTGCCTTGGCAGCACTTCATAATATCCTACCGGTCTTTAATCATAAAGAGTGGTTAATTGCACTTGGATTTGGGCTTTTTCATGGTTTTGGTTTTGCCGGAGTTTTAGCTGAAAAAGGGTTAAGTGGTGAGTATATGGCTCTGTCTCTATTTGGCTTTAATTTGGGTGTCGAAATTGGCCAATTACTGATCATACTCGTTATATTTCCAGTATTATTCTTTATGAGAAAAACAAACTTCTACTCCTATTTTGTGATTCTATCATCATCAGCGTTGATCATATTGTCACTGATTTGGACTTATGAAAGATTTTTTGATGTGAATATTCCCGTACGGGCGATTGTCGGTTTATAA